One window of Candidatus Sericytochromatia bacterium genomic DNA carries:
- a CDS encoding TolC family protein, producing MNEPPESSPRLRVRAVATLLWTAGLLVGLCVPPVQAAPLQALSAEEAARLAIATSPTLRALEKASEAARARAQAAGAWSNPALVSQFQSSPDLGNHMLTFGLRQPLDFRQLAQQRREAAEDEALTLELRLAATRRQVGFQARRSHVSLWLAEAGVQDHSRLVGFLQGELARGQRRVAAGALAAHELIHTEFELAMARQKLNQAQASGERARAQLNLLLGRPVDAPVTLPGMDPAVPAPPGELKRWIQEALSRRVEPRAAELAARRERRGMRLAESLRFGEGELDLQGGTAGPLLAPLLYGAFALPVPLWNDYRAEVAAHAAEAARQDAERTAAEAAIAAEVTDAWLETRLAAARVREISDGALALALHAVEKAEARLKAGAGTAVELLTARQERLEAETAHRTALLSYHLARLRLEEACGR from the coding sequence ATGAACGAGCCCCCTGAATCCTCGCCCCGCTTGCGGGTGCGCGCCGTGGCCACCCTGCTGTGGACGGCGGGGCTGCTCGTCGGGCTGTGCGTCCCGCCCGTTCAGGCGGCTCCCCTCCAGGCCCTTTCGGCCGAGGAGGCGGCTCGGCTGGCGATCGCCACCAGCCCGACGCTGCGAGCGCTGGAAAAGGCCAGCGAAGCGGCACGCGCCCGCGCGCAGGCGGCCGGAGCCTGGAGCAACCCTGCGCTGGTGTCCCAGTTTCAGAGTTCCCCTGACCTCGGCAACCACATGCTCACCTTCGGCCTGCGCCAACCGCTCGACTTCCGTCAGCTGGCCCAGCAGCGGCGGGAAGCCGCCGAGGACGAGGCGCTGACGCTGGAGCTCCGGCTGGCGGCCACGCGACGGCAGGTCGGCTTCCAGGCGCGCCGCAGCCACGTCTCGCTCTGGCTGGCCGAAGCGGGCGTGCAGGACCACAGCCGACTGGTGGGCTTCCTGCAGGGCGAACTGGCCCGCGGGCAGCGCCGCGTCGCGGCCGGCGCGCTGGCCGCCCACGAGCTGATTCACACCGAATTCGAACTGGCCATGGCCCGGCAAAAGCTGAACCAGGCGCAGGCCAGCGGTGAGCGCGCCCGGGCGCAGCTGAACCTGCTGCTCGGCCGCCCGGTCGATGCGCCCGTGACGCTGCCGGGCATGGATCCGGCCGTGCCCGCGCCGCCCGGTGAGCTCAAACGCTGGATTCAGGAAGCCCTGTCCCGACGGGTCGAACCCCGCGCCGCCGAACTGGCCGCCCGGCGGGAACGACGCGGCATGCGTCTGGCCGAGTCGCTGCGCTTCGGTGAAGGCGAGCTCGACCTGCAGGGCGGCACGGCGGGCCCCTTGCTGGCGCCGCTGCTTTACGGCGCCTTTGCCCTGCCCGTGCCACTCTGGAACGACTACCGGGCCGAAGTGGCGGCCCACGCCGCCGAGGCCGCACGGCAGGACGCCGAGCGAACGGCGGCGGAAGCGGCGATCGCCGCGGAGGTAACCGACGCCTGGCTGGAAACGCGCCTGGCCGCGGCCCGCGTGCGTGAAATTTCAGACGGTGCGCTGGCCCTCGCGCTGCACGCCGTCGAGAAAGCCGAAGCACGACTGAAGGCCGGGGCCGGCACGGCGGTCGAGTTGCTGACGGCCCGCCAGGAACGACTCGAGGCCGAGACGGCCCATCGAACGGCCCTGCTCAGCTACCACCTTGCCAGGCTGCGCCTGGAAGAAGCCTGCGGGCGTTGA
- a CDS encoding CusA/CzcA family heavy metal efflux RND transporter — MIEKLIHLALAQRAAVLITTLALIAAGVWSFLKLPIDAFPDVTNVQVQVLAEVPGMAPPDVERLVTFPLELELNGVPRVTQVRSISKFGLAVITVVFEDRADIYFARQQVAERLTVAQSALPDNAKATLGPIASGMGEIFQYTLEGPYDLMTRRTVQEWLIRPQLRTVPGVTEVNTLGGLLKQHHVEIRPDRLAAYGLTIQDVIDALARSNRNAPGNYFERGDEQFLVRGLGTITQAEELPQTLVAVRAGRPVYLRDVAQVGIGAAPRQGAATRDGAETVAGIVMKLRGENGREVIQRVKDKLAEVAPALPPGMRIKPFYDQSELVENAVGTVERALVEGGVLVVGVLLFFLWHVPSSLMVAVTIPLAMLFAFLMMQAFNLPGNLMSLGGLAIGLGMMVDASIVMVENIYRHLHDKRGSQPVLAVVAESATEVGRPIVFAIAIIIAVFLPLFTLGGLEGKMFAPMAFTIGFALFGSLVLALTLVPVLASLLLRRDTAAHENPLLHGLQAAYARSLKGALGQGKAVAGLALGGLLVSLAMVPGLGTEFLPSMDEGSSVITASRLPSVSLAKANAQANAVERALKQLPEVLSVTTRTGRAEVASDPMDVAMSDIFIQLKPHLQWVSARTKAALVERMEAVTRHIPGIGLSFGEPIAVRVDELVSGVKSQVAVKLFGEDLEVLQAKGTAIQAALQRVAGASDVKTEQLSGLAQLQISYDRARMAHYGLTSEDLGTVVEAAIGGHVATELLEGQRRIGVAVRLPAALRSDVEALAAIPVPLTGGGRVPLGHVADISLSQGPAVISRENGQRRVVVECNVNGRDIGSFVADAKRAIAREVPLPSGYILSWGGQFENQQRAMGTLMIVVPIVLGLIYLLLFLTFGSLLRAGVVLLNVPFALIGGIAALAVSGQHLSVSASVGFIALFGVAVQNGVIMISTIDKLRSQGLDLQVAIVEGAGMRLRPVLMTALVASLGLVPLALSSGIGAEIQRPLAWVVIGGLFSSTALTLYLLP, encoded by the coding sequence GTGATTGAAAAACTGATTCACCTCGCCCTGGCGCAGCGAGCGGCCGTCCTGATCACCACCCTGGCCCTGATTGCCGCCGGCGTGTGGTCCTTCCTCAAGCTTCCGATCGACGCCTTTCCGGACGTCACCAACGTGCAGGTTCAGGTGCTGGCGGAAGTGCCCGGCATGGCGCCGCCGGACGTGGAGCGCCTGGTCACCTTTCCGCTCGAACTCGAGCTGAACGGCGTCCCGCGCGTCACCCAGGTGCGCTCGATCTCCAAGTTCGGCCTGGCCGTGATCACGGTGGTGTTCGAGGACCGGGCCGACATCTACTTCGCCCGGCAACAGGTGGCGGAACGCCTGACGGTGGCGCAGAGCGCCCTTCCCGACAACGCCAAGGCCACGCTCGGACCGATCGCCTCGGGCATGGGGGAGATCTTCCAGTACACGCTGGAAGGTCCCTACGACCTGATGACCCGACGGACCGTACAGGAGTGGCTGATTCGCCCGCAACTCCGCACGGTGCCGGGGGTGACCGAGGTCAACACGCTGGGCGGTCTGCTCAAGCAACACCACGTCGAGATCCGGCCGGATCGCCTGGCGGCCTATGGCCTGACCATCCAGGACGTGATCGACGCGCTGGCGCGTAGCAACCGCAATGCGCCGGGCAATTATTTCGAACGGGGCGACGAGCAGTTCCTGGTGCGCGGTCTGGGCACCATCACGCAGGCCGAGGAGCTGCCCCAGACCCTGGTGGCCGTGCGGGCCGGGCGGCCGGTCTACCTGCGCGACGTGGCCCAGGTGGGCATCGGCGCAGCCCCGCGCCAGGGCGCGGCGACCCGCGACGGCGCGGAGACGGTGGCCGGCATCGTGATGAAGTTGCGCGGCGAGAACGGCCGCGAGGTGATCCAGCGGGTCAAGGACAAGCTGGCCGAGGTCGCGCCGGCCCTGCCCCCGGGCATGCGCATCAAGCCCTTCTACGACCAGAGCGAGCTGGTCGAAAACGCGGTCGGCACGGTCGAACGCGCCTTGGTGGAGGGCGGCGTGCTGGTGGTCGGGGTCTTGCTGTTCTTCCTCTGGCACGTGCCAAGCAGCCTGATGGTCGCGGTCACCATCCCGCTTGCCATGCTGTTTGCCTTCCTGATGATGCAGGCGTTCAACCTGCCCGGCAATCTCATGAGCCTGGGCGGCCTGGCGATCGGGCTGGGCATGATGGTGGACGCCAGCATCGTGATGGTCGAGAACATTTACCGCCACCTGCACGACAAGCGCGGCAGCCAGCCGGTGCTGGCGGTGGTAGCGGAATCGGCCACCGAGGTGGGACGCCCGATCGTCTTCGCGATTGCCATCATCATCGCCGTGTTCCTGCCCCTTTTCACGCTGGGCGGCCTGGAAGGCAAGATGTTCGCGCCCATGGCCTTCACGATCGGCTTTGCCCTGTTCGGCTCGCTGGTGCTGGCCCTGACGCTGGTGCCGGTGCTGGCGTCGCTGCTGCTGCGGCGTGACACGGCCGCGCACGAGAATCCGCTCCTGCACGGCCTGCAGGCCGCCTATGCGCGCTCCCTGAAGGGGGCCCTGGGCCAGGGCAAGGCCGTCGCGGGCCTCGCCCTGGGGGGCCTGCTGGTGTCGCTGGCCATGGTGCCGGGCCTGGGCACCGAATTCCTGCCCAGCATGGACGAGGGCAGCAGCGTGATCACGGCCTCGCGCCTGCCCAGCGTCTCGCTGGCCAAGGCCAACGCCCAGGCCAACGCGGTCGAACGGGCCCTCAAGCAACTGCCGGAAGTGCTCTCGGTCACGACCCGCACCGGACGGGCCGAGGTGGCCAGTGACCCGATGGACGTGGCCATGAGCGACATCTTCATCCAGCTCAAACCCCATCTGCAGTGGGTCAGCGCCCGCACCAAGGCCGCCCTGGTGGAGCGGATGGAGGCCGTCACACGACACATCCCCGGCATCGGGCTCAGCTTTGGGGAGCCCATCGCGGTGCGCGTCGACGAGCTGGTCAGCGGGGTCAAAAGCCAGGTGGCCGTCAAGCTCTTCGGTGAGGACCTGGAGGTCCTGCAAGCGAAGGGCACGGCGATCCAGGCTGCCCTGCAACGCGTGGCCGGCGCCAGCGACGTGAAGACCGAACAGCTGAGTGGCCTGGCCCAGCTGCAAATCAGCTACGACCGGGCCCGCATGGCCCATTACGGCCTGACCAGCGAGGACCTCGGCACGGTGGTGGAGGCGGCCATCGGCGGGCACGTCGCGACGGAGTTGCTGGAGGGCCAGCGTCGCATCGGGGTGGCCGTGCGCTTGCCTGCTGCGCTGCGCAGCGACGTGGAGGCGCTCGCAGCCATCCCGGTGCCGCTCACGGGCGGTGGCCGGGTGCCGCTCGGGCACGTGGCAGATATCTCGCTGTCGCAGGGCCCGGCCGTGATCAGCCGGGAAAATGGTCAGCGCCGCGTGGTGGTGGAGTGTAACGTGAATGGCCGCGATATCGGCTCGTTCGTGGCCGATGCCAAGCGGGCGATCGCCCGTGAGGTCCCGCTGCCGTCGGGCTACATCCTCAGCTGGGGCGGCCAGTTCGAGAACCAGCAGCGGGCCATGGGCACGCTCATGATCGTGGTGCCGATCGTGCTCGGCCTGATTTACCTGCTGCTGTTTCTGACCTTCGGTTCGCTCCTGCGGGCCGGCGTGGTGCTGCTGAACGTGCCTTTCGCCTTGATCGGCGGGATCGCCGCGCTGGCGGTCAGTGGCCAGCACCTGTCCGTCAGCGCCAGCGTCGGCTTCATCGCCCTGTTCGGCGTGGCCGTGCAGAACGGCGTGATCATGATCAGCACGATCGACAAGCTGCGCAGCCAGGGGCTGGACCT
- a CDS encoding TlpA disulfide reductase family protein — protein sequence MFRRTALAVGLIMSLGVASPADAASKLKPIKPAPEFTLKHSNSDKSFSLSEMKGKVRLIDFWATWCPPCREEIPGFIALQKKYQAKGLEVIGISVDKGGAEVVNNFAKEQGINYTMLMSDPTVEAAYGNIRSIPTTFLVDRQGQIVKKYVGSTAMEVFEADLKALL from the coding sequence ATGTTTCGTCGCACCGCCTTGGCCGTGGGCCTGATCATGTCACTGGGTGTCGCGTCGCCGGCTGATGCCGCCAGCAAGCTCAAGCCGATCAAGCCGGCGCCGGAGTTCACGCTCAAGCACAGCAACAGCGACAAGTCCTTCTCGCTCAGCGAGATGAAGGGCAAGGTGCGCCTGATCGACTTCTGGGCCACCTGGTGCCCGCCTTGCCGGGAGGAGATTCCGGGCTTCATCGCGCTGCAGAAGAAGTACCAGGCCAAGGGCCTGGAGGTGATCGGCATCTCGGTCGACAAGGGCGGGGCCGAGGTCGTGAACAATTTCGCCAAGGAACAGGGCATCAACTACACCATGCTGATGAGCGATCCCACCGTCGAGGCCGCCTACGGCAACATCCGCAGCATCCCGACGACCTTCCTGGTCGACCGTCAGGGGCAGATCGTGAAGAAGTACGTGGGCTCCACCGCGATGGAGGTCTTCGAGGCCGACCTCAAGGCGCTGCTGTAA
- a CDS encoding efflux RND transporter periplasmic adaptor subunit yields the protein MPVHPHRLLALTALALALVACRGEAPPAEPSEAPQDSAGGTLQLSEAVRQHLALQLTPVSRRDFSLEVNALGDVVTRPESEAVVHAPLTGQLAEVRVGVGDAVTQGQTLAIIRSAELGRAQASYLKALGEARLARREWERQQRLFADTLASRRELETAVQERDASQIALSQAAEELRLLGFDQAQMDGLARRGHVDPLHRLRAPVSGLITQRHATRGDRVAPEDAEPLFALADMRTVRVETDIPERNWRLVRAGQAARIAVDALGGSEIAARVVRVAPLLDVNSHTGKALIDVPNREGLLRPGMSARVRIDTGRVRSLAVSTMALLQEGERSFVFVAEGEDRFREVTVTPGARNGQWVGITTGLTLGQRVVSQGAFDLQSEARKASFGGE from the coding sequence GTGCCTGTCCACCCTCATCGTCTGCTCGCCCTGACAGCCCTGGCGCTGGCCCTCGTCGCCTGCCGGGGAGAGGCGCCGCCCGCGGAACCGAGCGAAGCCCCCCAAGACTCCGCCGGCGGCACGCTCCAGCTGAGCGAGGCGGTGCGCCAGCACCTGGCACTCCAGCTCACGCCCGTGTCCCGGCGCGACTTTTCCCTGGAGGTCAATGCCTTGGGCGACGTGGTGACCCGCCCTGAATCGGAAGCCGTGGTCCACGCCCCGCTCACGGGCCAGCTGGCGGAGGTGCGGGTCGGCGTGGGTGACGCCGTCACGCAGGGGCAGACCCTGGCGATCATCCGCAGCGCGGAACTGGGCCGGGCGCAGGCCAGCTACCTGAAGGCCCTCGGCGAAGCCCGGCTGGCCCGGCGCGAATGGGAGCGCCAGCAGCGCCTGTTCGCGGACACGCTGGCCTCCCGTCGCGAGCTGGAAACGGCCGTGCAGGAGCGCGACGCCAGCCAGATTGCCCTCTCGCAGGCTGCGGAGGAGCTGCGCCTGCTCGGTTTCGACCAGGCCCAGATGGACGGCTTGGCGCGTCGGGGACACGTCGACCCGCTGCATCGGCTGCGCGCCCCGGTCAGCGGGCTGATCACGCAGCGTCACGCGACCCGGGGCGATCGGGTCGCTCCGGAGGATGCCGAACCGCTCTTCGCGCTGGCCGACATGCGCACGGTGCGAGTCGAAACGGACATTCCGGAGCGCAACTGGCGCCTCGTCCGGGCCGGCCAAGCCGCCCGGATCGCCGTCGATGCGCTGGGGGGCAGCGAGATCGCAGCGCGGGTGGTGCGCGTCGCCCCGCTGCTGGATGTGAACAGTCACACGGGCAAGGCCCTGATCGATGTGCCCAATCGCGAAGGGCTGCTGCGGCCGGGCATGTCGGCGCGCGTGCGCATCGACACCGGCCGCGTGCGCAGTCTGGCCGTGTCAACGATGGCCTTGTTGCAGGAGGGAGAGCGCAGCTTCGTGTTTGTGGCTGAAGGCGAGGACCGCTTCCGCGAGGTGACGGTCACGCCCGGTGCGCGCAACGGCCAGTGGGTGGGCATCACCACAGGCCTCACGCTCGGTCAGCGCGTGGTCAGCCAGGGCGCCTTCGACCTGCAGTCCGAGGCCCGCAAGGCTTCGTTCGGCGGAGAGTGA